From Myxococcus stipitatus, one genomic window encodes:
- a CDS encoding GlxA family transcriptional regulator codes for MTMAMRRVGVLGYEGVEALDLVGPMEAFAKVQTGGQRRYDVLMLGLRPGEFRSESGLVFKPHLRLEDAQGMDTLVIPGGAGLREPGVNAQVVRWLLAHGQTVRRVVSVCTGIYALAASGLLDGRRATTHWQFARDVAARFPKVRLEPDALFIKDGSFYTSAGITAGLDLALALVEEDHGPRAALTVARDLVMYLKRPGGQAQYSEPLRFQEESGGRFGDLTSWMLINLAKDLSVEALARRACLSPRHFARQFRAAFGRTPAAYVEQLRLEEARRRLVEGDGGIEQVALAVGFQSADVFRRAFERRFGVAPGDYRRGFGARAELARGTPPVTRQGNRRALHRAP; via the coding sequence ATGACCATGGCGATGCGACGGGTGGGGGTCCTCGGCTACGAGGGCGTGGAGGCCTTGGACCTCGTCGGACCCATGGAGGCGTTCGCGAAGGTCCAGACAGGCGGGCAGCGTCGCTATGACGTGTTGATGCTGGGGCTGCGCCCGGGGGAATTCCGGTCCGAGTCGGGGCTCGTCTTCAAGCCGCACCTGCGGCTGGAGGACGCACAGGGGATGGACACGCTCGTCATTCCCGGAGGGGCGGGCCTGCGGGAGCCGGGCGTGAACGCGCAGGTGGTTCGCTGGCTCCTCGCCCATGGCCAGACGGTTCGACGGGTCGTCTCCGTCTGCACGGGCATCTATGCGCTCGCGGCCTCGGGGCTCCTCGATGGTCGACGCGCGACCACGCACTGGCAGTTCGCGCGGGACGTCGCGGCGCGCTTTCCGAAGGTCCGCCTCGAACCGGATGCCTTGTTCATCAAGGACGGCTCGTTCTACACCTCCGCGGGCATCACCGCGGGCCTCGACCTGGCGCTCGCGCTCGTCGAAGAGGACCACGGGCCGCGCGCGGCCCTCACCGTGGCGCGCGACCTGGTGATGTACCTCAAGCGTCCCGGGGGGCAGGCCCAGTACTCCGAACCCCTGCGTTTCCAAGAGGAGAGCGGCGGGCGCTTCGGAGATTTGACCAGCTGGATGCTGATCAACCTCGCCAAGGACCTCTCCGTCGAGGCACTCGCTCGGCGTGCCTGCCTCAGCCCACGACACTTCGCCCGCCAGTTCCGCGCCGCCTTCGGGCGGACGCCTGCTGCCTACGTGGAGCAGCTCCGGTTGGAGGAGGCGCGTCGCAGGCTGGTGGAGGGCGATGGCGGCATCGAACAGGTGGCCCTCGCCGTGGGGTTCCAGAGCGCGGACGTCTTCCGCCGGGCCTTCGAGCGCCGCTTCGGCGTGGCACCAGGTGACTACCGTCGGGGCTTCGGCGCACGCGCGGAGCTCGCGCGGGGGACCCCGCCGGTGACGAGGCAGGGGAACCGAAGGGCCCTCCACCGGGCCCCGTGA